The Verrucomicrobiota bacterium genome includes a window with the following:
- the lspA gene encoding signal peptidase II, which produces MPEVPQEKAAPRLNRILLLGLVALCAATIDQVSKVLIFQAVSDDPTVRHELLGGVVVFSKAWNPGAAFGIFGSLPYSAVLLAITTVVTIVVLAWLFRHFVETHLVTGAIALGLIYGGALGNLVDRIAFGKVRDFIELHLWLFTWPAFNVADVCIVAGIVLLLIGLATLPVHKHPAHRVFSSSGSASSADRADTPTSSTEEA; this is translated from the coding sequence GTGCCTGAAGTGCCCCAGGAGAAGGCCGCTCCCCGCCTGAACCGCATCCTGTTGCTCGGGCTGGTGGCGTTGTGCGCCGCCACGATCGACCAGGTGTCGAAGGTGCTGATCTTCCAAGCCGTCAGCGATGATCCCACGGTGCGTCACGAGCTGCTCGGCGGCGTCGTCGTGTTCAGCAAGGCCTGGAACCCGGGCGCGGCGTTCGGCATCTTCGGCTCGCTGCCCTACAGCGCCGTGCTCCTGGCGATCACCACGGTGGTGACCATCGTCGTGCTCGCTTGGCTTTTTCGGCACTTTGTCGAGACGCACCTGGTCACCGGCGCCATCGCCTTAGGGCTCATCTACGGCGGCGCGCTTGGCAACCTCGTCGACCGAATTGCCTTCGGCAAGGTGCGTGACTTCATTGAGCTGCACCTGTGGCTGTTTACCTGGCCAGCCTTCAACGTGGCCGACGTATGCATCGTCGCAGGCATCGTCCTGCTGCTGATCGGGCTGGCAACGTTGCCCGTGCATAAGCATCCCGCGCATCGGGTGTTTTCGAGCAGCGGCAGCGCGTCATCGGCCGACCGCGCCGATACCCCCACATCGAGCACCGAGGAGGCCTAG
- a CDS encoding TraR/DksA C4-type zinc finger protein, whose protein sequence is MDKRTRERYRKVLLAEKEKVLNQINNLSEDTLSSSQRDSSGDLSGYSMHMADVGTDNFQRELALGLVSNEQQVLYRIEEALKRIDEGTYGICEVCGGRIKEARIKALPFAAKCISCKEKEEAHGGR, encoded by the coding sequence ATGGACAAACGGACGAGAGAGAGATACCGGAAGGTCTTGTTGGCTGAGAAGGAGAAAGTCCTCAACCAGATCAACAACCTGAGCGAGGACACGTTGAGCAGCTCGCAACGCGACTCCTCGGGCGACCTATCCGGGTACTCGATGCATATGGCCGACGTCGGCACCGACAACTTCCAGCGCGAGCTGGCCCTTGGCCTGGTCTCGAACGAGCAGCAAGTGCTCTATCGCATCGAAGAGGCGCTCAAGCGTATCGACGAGGGCACCTACGGCATCTGCGAGGTCTGCGGCGGCCGCATCAAGGAGGCCCGGATCAAGGCGCTGCCGTTCGCCGCAAAGTGCATAAGCTGTAAGGAGAAGGAGGAGGCCCACGGCGGACGCTGA
- the tadA gene encoding Flp pilus assembly complex ATPase component TadA: protein MATRRTRRKAAQRTTKEAEQRPTQEAAKSSPPPTDLLDANEAMDLLKTTRPTFYRWLRTGKIKGLKVGRQWRFERAEIGRFLKGEEPRIELRADIRPLVRELAKRADQIGAKTVSLPDETDIQQAVAQCVRLGFGLRASDIHIHPHLGDDGTARAAVIRYRVDGVLLAGLEFDIRLLPAVIEQWKRHVACDPHESHRPQMGRMKFESGGEPVDVFVCFVPSVRGESLTARLLTLAGAVILLDRIDYAPADRARLLRALQGPRGLILVTGPAGCGKTTNLYACLNHVAGPTVKTMTVEDPVELVFPWMVQTQVNPSEGVTYQRAVRAVLRSDPDVIMIGELLDEETANLALQAAITGHLVLTTLHADDAVRALVRMVEMGCPPFVVGDATRLATSQRLVRLLCPDCSKKAEVPAEHVARAVELCRVGGVSWDSLPRGFRRPTGCAKCNQLGYRGRSIIAELLEVTPEIGQALRRGASADEMRAIAVGQGMTTLAADGVRKAAEGKTSLDEVLRVLPLETG, encoded by the coding sequence ATGGCGACCAGGAGAACCCGCAGGAAGGCCGCACAGCGCACGACCAAGGAAGCAGAGCAGCGGCCAACGCAGGAGGCCGCAAAGAGCAGCCCGCCGCCGACCGACCTCCTCGATGCCAACGAGGCGATGGACCTGCTCAAGACCACCAGGCCGACCTTCTACCGCTGGCTGCGCACGGGCAAGATCAAGGGGCTCAAGGTCGGCCGTCAGTGGCGGTTCGAGCGCGCCGAGATCGGGCGTTTTCTCAAGGGCGAGGAGCCCCGCATCGAGCTGCGAGCCGACATCAGGCCGCTGGTGCGCGAGCTCGCCAAGCGCGCCGACCAGATCGGTGCCAAGACCGTCTCGCTCCCCGACGAAACCGACATCCAGCAGGCCGTGGCGCAGTGCGTCCGGCTCGGCTTCGGGTTGCGCGCCAGCGACATCCATATCCACCCGCACCTCGGCGATGACGGCACGGCACGGGCGGCCGTGATCCGATACCGCGTCGACGGCGTGCTGCTCGCCGGCCTCGAGTTCGACATCCGTCTCCTGCCGGCCGTCATCGAGCAATGGAAGCGGCACGTCGCGTGCGATCCGCACGAGAGCCACCGGCCCCAGATGGGGCGCATGAAGTTCGAGTCCGGCGGCGAGCCGGTAGACGTCTTCGTGTGCTTCGTACCCTCCGTGCGCGGCGAGAGCCTGACGGCGCGCTTGCTTACCTTGGCAGGCGCGGTGATCTTGCTCGACCGGATCGACTACGCTCCTGCCGACAGGGCCAGGCTGCTGCGCGCGCTGCAAGGCCCGCGTGGCCTCATCCTTGTGACCGGCCCAGCCGGCTGCGGCAAGACGACCAATCTCTACGCGTGCCTCAACCACGTGGCCGGGCCCACGGTCAAGACCATGACGGTCGAGGATCCCGTCGAACTCGTCTTCCCCTGGATGGTCCAGACGCAGGTCAACCCCTCCGAGGGCGTGACGTACCAGCGCGCCGTGCGCGCCGTGCTGCGCTCGGACCCCGATGTGATCATGATCGGCGAGCTGCTCGATGAGGAGACCGCCAACCTTGCCCTGCAGGCGGCCATCACCGGCCACCTGGTGCTCACCACGCTCCACGCCGACGACGCGGTCCGGGCCCTCGTCCGCATGGTCGAGATGGGATGCCCTCCCTTCGTGGTCGGCGACGCCACCCGATTGGCCACGTCGCAGCGCCTCGTCCGCCTGCTCTGCCCGGACTGCAGCAAGAAGGCCGAGGTCCCCGCCGAGCACGTCGCACGAGCCGTCGAGCTGTGCCGCGTCGGGGGAGTCAGCTGGGACTCCCTTCCCAGAGGGTTCCGCAGACCGACCGGCTGCGCCAAGTGCAACCAGCTCGGCTACCGCGGCCGCAGCATCATCGCCGAGCTGCTCGAAGTCACGCCTGAGATCGGCCAGGCGCTGCGGCGTGGTGCGTCGGCCGACGAGATGCGTGCGATCGCCGTCGGCCAGGGGATGACGACCCTGGCCGCCGACGGCGTCCGCAAGGCGGCCGAGGGGAAAACGTCGCTCGACGAGGTGCTCCGCGTGCTGCCGCTGGAGACCGGCTGA
- the ileS gene encoding isoleucine--tRNA ligase produces the protein MPTKKVSYKDTVNTPRTDFPMRAGLPEREPEILAHWDEIGLYERIQERNRNGEWFLLHDGPPYANGHIHMGTTLNKVLKDFVVKYKSMCGYRSPYVPGFDCHGLPIEHALFKQLGKSKHDVDRVEFHRMAREFAQEWIGVQTEEFRRLGVLGTWDRPYMTMQPEVEAREIECFGRLYLEGYVYHGLKPTHWCTSCETALAEAEVEYGDKTSPSIYVKFRANAELAKLFGVAGQEACDVLIWTTTPWTLPANVGLAVGEGLDYVAVKAAGETLIVAESALPRLKTELGWQAPQIVGRVKGGRMDGLTARHPFYERDSRVILGSEYVMLDTGSGIIHTAPGHGHEDFIMGRRSKLEVLSPVDEQGRFVADLPLFGGQSVWAANKPIIEHLATNGRLLAASEYAHSYPHCWRCKRPVIFRATPQYFLNVEHNDLRKRALEAIEKTEWIPAYGIKRIGSMVEGRPDWCLSRQRLWGVPVPIFIDTRTGARVLTREILDHLVALVRERGIVVWTEREVKDLLPEGVVLPDGAEPEDLRKEEDILDVWFDSGLTHQTVMGQRPELKFPCELYLEGSDQHRGWFQTSLLTSVALTGRAPFDTVLTHGWTLDEAGEKESKSKGNITSPTEVMKTLGADIIRLWVASVDYTGDVMVGPHVIEQTADSYRKVRNTLRFLLGNLHDFDPARHAVPLGDLSEIDRWALAKLQQLLDEVTKAYERFEFYRVFRRIYTFCVVELSSFYLDVLKDRLYVSAAESPERRSAQTALQHVAETLILMLAPVLAFTAEEAWRALKPGADLASGGAGSVHLEPWPTGNPRWRERVLEAQWDRFDAIRPAIMKRLEELRARKVIGNSLEAEVELLTTNDELAVFLESFEDLAALCIVSKIKVTRITAGETAYATSGLGEPVGDELWVRVERTSGAKCDRCWKYYDALSGSAQHPRVCTRCLAVLEKLGL, from the coding sequence ATGCCGACCAAGAAGGTTTCCTACAAGGACACGGTCAATACGCCGCGCACGGACTTCCCGATGCGCGCCGGCCTGCCCGAGCGCGAGCCTGAGATCCTCGCGCATTGGGACGAGATCGGCCTGTACGAGCGTATCCAGGAGCGGAACAGGAACGGCGAGTGGTTCCTACTGCACGACGGCCCACCGTACGCCAACGGCCACATCCACATGGGCACCACGCTCAACAAGGTGCTCAAGGATTTTGTTGTCAAGTACAAGTCGATGTGCGGCTACCGCAGCCCCTACGTGCCCGGCTTCGACTGCCACGGACTGCCCATCGAGCACGCGTTGTTCAAGCAATTGGGCAAGTCCAAGCACGACGTGGACCGCGTCGAGTTCCACCGCATGGCGCGCGAGTTCGCCCAGGAGTGGATCGGCGTGCAGACCGAGGAGTTTCGGCGGCTCGGCGTGCTCGGGACCTGGGATCGGCCGTACATGACCATGCAGCCGGAGGTCGAGGCGCGCGAGATCGAGTGCTTCGGCCGGCTCTACCTCGAAGGCTACGTCTACCACGGGCTGAAGCCGACGCACTGGTGCACGTCGTGCGAGACGGCGCTGGCCGAGGCGGAAGTCGAGTACGGTGACAAGACCTCGCCGTCAATCTACGTCAAGTTCCGCGCGAACGCCGAACTGGCCAAGCTGTTCGGCGTTGCCGGGCAAGAAGCGTGCGATGTGCTGATCTGGACCACGACTCCGTGGACGCTGCCGGCCAACGTGGGGCTGGCCGTCGGCGAAGGGCTCGATTACGTCGCCGTCAAGGCGGCGGGCGAGACGCTCATCGTCGCTGAGAGCGCGTTGCCGAGACTCAAGACCGAGCTCGGATGGCAGGCGCCCCAGATCGTCGGCCGCGTCAAGGGCGGCCGCATGGACGGCCTGACGGCGCGCCACCCGTTCTACGAGCGCGACTCGCGTGTGATCCTCGGCAGCGAGTACGTCATGCTCGACACCGGTTCGGGCATCATTCACACCGCGCCCGGCCACGGCCACGAGGACTTCATTATGGGCCGGCGCAGCAAGCTCGAGGTGCTCTCGCCTGTTGACGAGCAGGGCCGGTTTGTCGCCGACCTGCCGCTGTTCGGCGGCCAGTCGGTCTGGGCGGCCAACAAGCCGATCATCGAGCATCTCGCGACCAACGGCCGCCTGCTGGCCGCGAGCGAGTATGCGCACTCGTACCCGCACTGCTGGCGGTGCAAGCGACCCGTGATCTTCCGTGCCACGCCACAGTATTTCCTCAACGTCGAGCACAACGACCTGCGCAAGCGTGCGCTCGAGGCGATCGAGAAAACCGAGTGGATCCCCGCCTACGGCATCAAGCGGATCGGCTCGATGGTCGAGGGGCGTCCGGACTGGTGCCTGAGCCGCCAGCGGCTCTGGGGTGTGCCGGTGCCGATCTTCATCGACACGCGCACCGGTGCGCGTGTGCTCACACGCGAGATCCTCGACCACCTGGTGGCCTTGGTGCGCGAGCGCGGCATCGTCGTCTGGACCGAACGCGAGGTGAAGGATCTGCTCCCCGAAGGCGTTGTGCTGCCCGACGGCGCCGAGCCCGAGGACCTGCGCAAGGAGGAGGACATTCTCGACGTCTGGTTCGACTCGGGCTTGACGCATCAGACCGTCATGGGTCAACGCCCTGAGCTCAAGTTCCCGTGCGAGCTCTACCTCGAGGGCAGCGACCAGCACCGCGGCTGGTTCCAGACCTCGCTGCTGACGAGCGTGGCGCTTACGGGGCGCGCGCCGTTCGACACCGTGCTGACGCACGGCTGGACGCTCGACGAGGCGGGCGAGAAGGAATCGAAGTCCAAAGGCAACATCACCTCGCCGACCGAGGTGATGAAGACGCTCGGCGCCGACATCATCCGGCTCTGGGTCGCCAGCGTCGATTACACCGGCGACGTCATGGTCGGTCCGCACGTGATCGAGCAGACGGCCGACTCGTACCGCAAGGTGCGTAACACGCTGCGGTTCTTGCTCGGCAACCTGCACGACTTCGACCCGGCGCGCCACGCCGTGCCGCTGGGCGACCTGAGCGAGATCGACCGCTGGGCGCTCGCCAAGCTCCAGCAGTTGCTCGACGAGGTGACGAAGGCCTACGAGCGGTTCGAGTTCTACCGCGTGTTCCGGCGGATCTATACGTTCTGCGTCGTCGAGCTGAGCTCGTTCTACCTCGACGTGCTCAAGGACCGGCTCTACGTAAGCGCGGCCGAATCGCCTGAGCGGCGCTCGGCGCAGACGGCCCTGCAGCACGTGGCCGAGACGCTCATCCTCATGCTCGCCCCCGTGCTGGCGTTCACGGCCGAGGAGGCATGGCGGGCACTCAAGCCTGGGGCCGACCTCGCCTCCGGCGGGGCGGGCAGCGTTCACCTCGAGCCCTGGCCCACAGGGAACCCGAGGTGGCGCGAGCGCGTTCTTGAAGCTCAGTGGGACCGGTTCGACGCGATCCGGCCCGCGATCATGAAACGGCTCGAAGAACTGCGCGCCCGCAAGGTGATTGGCAACTCGCTCGAGGCCGAAGTCGAGCTGCTCACGACGAACGACGAGCTCGCCGTGTTCCTCGAGAGCTTCGAGGACCTCGCGGCGTTGTGTATCGTATCGAAGATCAAGGTGACCCGCATCACGGCGGGCGAAACGGCTTACGCAACCTCCGGGCTCGGCGAGCCAGTGGGCGACGAGCTGTGGGTACGGGTCGAGCGTACGAGCGGAGCCAAGTGCGACCGCTGCTGGAAATACTACGACGCCCTCAGCGGATCGGCGCAGCATCCCCGGGTGTGTACACGCTGCCTGGCGGTGCTGGAAAAGCTGGGACTGTAG
- a CDS encoding Glu/Leu/Phe/Val dehydrogenase: protein MAIKQFDIAADYLNLNQEARERVRVPKRAMIVSVPTRMDDGRVVMFAGFRVQHNLSLGPCKGGLRYSPDVDLGEVAALAMWMSWKCALVGLPYGGAKGGICCDPSTMSRGEVERMTRRFTQEIVPMIGPEIDIMAPDMGTNEQTMAWIMDTYSMQVGHTVPGIVTGKPVTIGGSLGRVEATGRGVFYCVQEALQLLDIPIEGLRIAVQGFGNVGGTCAALFHAAGAKVIAVSDVRSGVVHHDGLDVYELRRHVEKTGVVAGFDQADPISNEELLTLECDVLVPAAIERQITEANAGKLRCRILAEGANGPTTPEADAIINENGIFIIPDVLCNAGGVIVSYFEWVQDLQNYFWTESEVNSRLRDIITRAFQAVYQLHTREHISMRLAALAVGVRKVAEAKTLRGLFP from the coding sequence ATGGCCATCAAGCAGTTCGACATCGCCGCCGACTACCTGAACCTGAACCAGGAGGCACGCGAACGCGTCCGCGTGCCCAAACGCGCCATGATCGTGAGCGTGCCGACGCGCATGGATGATGGCCGGGTTGTCATGTTCGCCGGCTTCCGCGTCCAACACAACCTGTCGCTCGGCCCGTGCAAGGGCGGACTGCGCTACAGCCCGGACGTAGACCTGGGGGAGGTGGCCGCGCTGGCGATGTGGATGTCGTGGAAGTGCGCGCTCGTCGGCCTGCCCTACGGCGGCGCCAAGGGCGGTATCTGCTGCGATCCCTCGACGATGAGTCGCGGCGAGGTCGAACGCATGACGCGCCGCTTCACCCAGGAGATCGTGCCCATGATCGGCCCCGAGATCGACATCATGGCGCCCGACATGGGCACCAACGAGCAGACGATGGCCTGGATCATGGACACCTACAGCATGCAGGTCGGCCACACCGTGCCCGGCATCGTCACCGGCAAGCCGGTCACCATCGGCGGCTCGCTCGGCCGAGTAGAGGCCACGGGTCGCGGCGTGTTCTACTGCGTCCAGGAAGCGCTCCAACTGCTCGACATCCCGATCGAGGGGCTGCGCATTGCCGTGCAGGGCTTCGGCAACGTCGGCGGCACGTGCGCTGCGCTCTTCCACGCCGCCGGCGCCAAGGTCATCGCGGTGAGCGATGTCCGTAGCGGCGTCGTCCACCACGATGGGCTCGATGTCTATGAGCTGCGCCGCCACGTCGAGAAGACCGGAGTCGTCGCCGGCTTCGACCAAGCCGACCCGATCTCGAACGAGGAGCTGCTCACGCTCGAGTGCGACGTGCTCGTCCCGGCCGCCATCGAGCGCCAGATCACCGAGGCCAACGCCGGCAAGCTGCGCTGCCGCATCCTGGCCGAGGGCGCCAACGGCCCGACCACGCCTGAGGCCGACGCCATCATCAACGAGAACGGCATCTTCATCATCCCCGACGTGCTCTGCAACGCCGGCGGCGTGATCGTCTCGTACTTCGAGTGGGTGCAGGACCTGCAGAACTACTTCTGGACCGAGAGCGAGGTCAACTCGCGCCTGCGCGACATCATCACGCGCGCCTTCCAGGCCGTCTACCAGCTCCACACGCGCGAGCACATCTCGATGCGGCTGGCGGCCCTGGCTGTCGGCGTACGCAAGGTGGCCGAAGCCAAGACCCTGCGCGGCCTCTTTCCATGA
- the lgt gene encoding prolipoprotein diacylglyceryl transferase has translation MHRTLFEVPLPFGLAPLEIASYGTMVAIGALLGIYIACVRARRNGVNPTVILDLALVVIISGLLGARLFYFAFDDWAAMAGKGLWTAFRQFVNFPSGGLSFFGALALGIPLGIAFLVVRLRREPGVSLWKVADISIPSIAVGIAFARIGCYLNGCCFGKVCSPSFPLAQTFPMGSLPAEHWFAEHGWPVTIYPTQLISSLNAFVLFVALSLLFRHRRFNGQLFCIFLIWYGVTRGLIEFMRADNAPNVFGVFTTWQMAGFLLALGGIVLWIVLQRRHRRTQLSP, from the coding sequence ATGCACAGGACCCTGTTCGAGGTCCCGCTGCCGTTCGGCCTCGCGCCGCTCGAGATCGCCTCCTACGGCACCATGGTGGCGATCGGCGCGCTGCTTGGCATCTACATCGCCTGCGTGCGCGCGCGCCGAAACGGGGTCAATCCGACCGTGATCCTCGACCTCGCGCTCGTGGTCATCATCAGCGGCCTCCTCGGCGCGCGGCTGTTCTACTTCGCCTTTGATGACTGGGCGGCCATGGCGGGCAAGGGCCTTTGGACCGCGTTTCGCCAGTTCGTCAACTTCCCGAGCGGCGGGCTCAGCTTCTTCGGAGCCCTGGCGCTCGGCATCCCGCTGGGTATTGCCTTCCTCGTCGTACGGCTCCGGCGCGAGCCGGGCGTGAGCCTGTGGAAGGTGGCCGACATCTCGATCCCGTCGATCGCGGTCGGCATCGCCTTTGCCCGCATCGGCTGCTACCTCAACGGCTGCTGCTTCGGCAAGGTGTGCAGCCCGTCGTTCCCGCTTGCGCAGACGTTCCCGATGGGCTCTCTCCCGGCCGAGCACTGGTTCGCCGAGCACGGGTGGCCGGTGACCATCTACCCGACGCAGCTTATCTCGTCGCTCAACGCCTTCGTGCTGTTCGTCGCACTCAGCCTGCTGTTCAGGCACCGCAGATTCAACGGCCAGCTCTTCTGCATCTTCCTGATCTGGTACGGCGTCACGCGCGGCCTCATCGAGTTCATGCGCGCCGACAACGCGCCCAACGTCTTCGGCGTTTTCACCACCTGGCAGATGGCCGGGTTCCTGCTCGCGCTCGGCGGCATCGTGCTCTGGATCGTGCTCCAGCGTCGCCACAGACGGACGCAGCTCTCGCCGTGA
- a CDS encoding DUF3536 domain-containing protein: protein MAPKRRANNRYVIIHGHFYQPPRENPWIEAIERQPGAAPHHDWNEVVTWECYLPNMVSRVINGSGKIVDLVNNYRHISFNFGPTLLAWLEHAFPDVYSALLEADRLSAAANGGHGNAMAQAYNHMILPLANERDRRTQILWGVEDFRRRFGRDPEGMWLPETAVNNATLAALVASGIKFIVLAPGQAWRYRPVGARDWHNVADGSIDPRQAYRLVIEGEKGNEPKLEGELAAFFYDGGLAHSIAFDRLLMNSAQLADRIELAFGAPMLAPARLVNVATDGETYGHHRRFSDMALAHVAKYELPKREITLTNYAAFLAQFPPQFEVELKPGRDGQGTSWSCVHGVDRWQADCGCWTGSTGGQQKWRAPMRKAFDQLRDEAAALFELEGRRLLKDPWAARDDYIHLILDRGEPSVAAFMGRHLAVADEQEARVQALKWLESQRQAMLMYTSCGWFFDEISRPEPVQVMLYACRAAQLVRSLTGRDLEPKLVEALAQAPGNLKLYPTGKDVYEKLVKPSALNWERLVAHHAITVGLGADGAGPDRLYHYAVEHLDERRFGAEGALFVAARVRLTSGVTRETQQAMYLLVHLGEDRVRCYVTLDGSEAIYAKVVARLEADAARYLEIGIQSLARPLFPGEALTLSDLLYDERERLIHDLLQDRLGAAAWQLLDLFRDNMGLLKRYHDVGWKVPDVLRVSSEYALGEALADRFKEHGQHLNRERVRDLVDMIALARDLDFAPQLERATLVFEQIVLGRVRTLCDTVNLDTVRALHHILELERELTLGARLYRAQNEFFNLIKCQVPWFNGAAQDAAGTAPSHPGNGRQDSEEIRRLLTETADHLNFDLTAIRQSAAQQ, encoded by the coding sequence ATGGCACCCAAGCGACGGGCCAACAACCGATACGTCATCATCCACGGCCACTTCTACCAGCCGCCCCGCGAGAATCCGTGGATCGAGGCCATCGAGCGCCAGCCCGGCGCCGCCCCCCACCACGACTGGAACGAGGTTGTCACCTGGGAGTGCTACCTGCCCAATATGGTCTCGCGCGTGATCAACGGCTCGGGCAAGATCGTTGACCTCGTCAACAACTACCGGCACATCAGCTTCAACTTCGGCCCGACGCTGCTCGCCTGGCTCGAGCACGCCTTCCCCGACGTCTACAGCGCCCTCCTCGAGGCCGACCGCCTCAGCGCCGCCGCGAACGGCGGCCACGGCAACGCCATGGCCCAAGCGTACAACCACATGATCCTGCCGCTGGCCAACGAGCGCGACCGCCGCACCCAGATCCTCTGGGGCGTCGAGGACTTCCGCCGCCGCTTCGGCCGCGATCCCGAGGGGATGTGGCTGCCCGAGACCGCCGTCAACAACGCCACGCTGGCCGCGCTCGTCGCCTCCGGCATCAAGTTCATCGTCCTGGCCCCTGGCCAGGCGTGGCGCTACCGGCCCGTCGGCGCGCGCGATTGGCACAACGTGGCCGACGGCTCGATCGATCCGCGCCAGGCCTACCGCCTCGTCATTGAAGGCGAGAAGGGGAACGAGCCAAAGCTCGAAGGCGAACTCGCGGCGTTCTTCTACGACGGCGGGCTCGCCCACAGCATCGCCTTCGACCGCCTGCTCATGAACTCGGCGCAACTGGCCGACCGCATCGAGCTCGCCTTCGGCGCCCCGATGCTCGCGCCGGCGCGGCTTGTCAACGTCGCCACCGACGGGGAGACCTACGGCCATCACCGCCGTTTCAGCGACATGGCACTCGCCCACGTGGCGAAGTACGAGCTGCCCAAGCGCGAGATCACACTGACCAACTACGCGGCGTTCCTCGCCCAGTTCCCACCGCAGTTCGAGGTCGAGCTCAAGCCCGGCCGCGATGGCCAGGGCACTTCGTGGAGCTGCGTTCACGGCGTCGACCGCTGGCAGGCCGACTGCGGCTGCTGGACGGGCAGCACCGGCGGCCAGCAAAAGTGGCGCGCCCCGATGCGCAAGGCCTTCGACCAACTCCGCGACGAGGCCGCCGCGCTCTTCGAGCTCGAGGGCCGCCGCCTGCTCAAGGATCCCTGGGCCGCGCGCGACGATTACATACACCTGATCCTTGACCGGGGCGAGCCCAGCGTTGCCGCCTTCATGGGCCGCCACCTCGCCGTGGCCGACGAGCAGGAGGCGCGCGTTCAAGCGCTCAAGTGGCTCGAAAGCCAGCGCCAAGCCATGCTCATGTACACGAGCTGCGGCTGGTTCTTCGACGAGATCTCGCGCCCCGAGCCCGTGCAGGTCATGCTCTACGCCTGCCGCGCCGCGCAACTGGTGCGCTCGCTCACCGGCCGCGACCTCGAGCCCAAGCTCGTCGAGGCGCTCGCCCAAGCGCCCGGCAACCTGAAGCTGTACCCGACGGGGAAGGACGTCTACGAGAAACTCGTCAAACCTTCGGCGCTCAATTGGGAACGGCTCGTGGCCCACCACGCCATCACCGTCGGTCTCGGCGCCGACGGGGCCGGCCCCGACCGCCTCTACCACTACGCCGTCGAGCACCTTGACGAGCGCCGCTTCGGCGCCGAGGGCGCCCTGTTTGTCGCCGCGCGCGTGCGGCTCACCAGCGGCGTTACCCGCGAGACGCAGCAAGCCATGTACCTGCTCGTACACCTCGGCGAGGACCGCGTGCGCTGCTACGTCACGCTCGACGGCAGCGAGGCGATCTACGCCAAGGTTGTCGCCCGGCTTGAGGCCGACGCGGCGCGCTACCTCGAGATCGGCATCCAGTCGCTCGCCCGGCCCCTGTTCCCCGGCGAGGCGCTGACGCTCTCTGACCTGCTCTACGACGAGCGCGAACGCCTCATCCACGACCTGTTGCAGGACCGCCTCGGCGCGGCCGCATGGCAGTTGCTCGACCTGTTCCGCGACAACATGGGCCTGCTCAAACGCTACCACGACGTGGGATGGAAAGTGCCCGACGTGCTGCGCGTCTCAAGCGAGTACGCCCTCGGCGAGGCGCTTGCCGACCGCTTCAAGGAGCACGGCCAACACCTCAACCGCGAGCGCGTGCGCGACCTGGTGGATATGATTGCGCTCGCCCGCGACCTCGATTTTGCCCCCCAGCTCGAACGCGCCACGCTCGTCTTCGAGCAGATCGTCCTTGGCCGCGTGCGCACACTCTGCGACACCGTCAACCTCGACACCGTGCGCGCCCTGCACCACATCCTCGAGCTCGAGCGCGAGCTCACCCTCGGCGCCCGCCTCTACCGCGCCCAGAACGAGTTCTTCAACCTCATCAAGTGCCAAGTCCCCTGGTTCAACGGCGCCGCCCAGGACGCCGCCGGCACCGCCCCGAGCCATCCCGGCAACGGCCGTCAGGACAGCGAAGAGATCCGCCGCCTCCTCACAGAGACCGCCGACCACCTCAACTTCGACCTCACCGCCATCCGACAAAGCGCCGCGCAGCAGTAG
- a CDS encoding response regulator: MSDPETRASVVRALEACRFLVEASAEWTDTMARVESQRFDVVVAEVEMPVVGGFDVLRAIRYNRPGTLVFLIGKAAGDEIVARARNLGAADYVQRPVHEHRLGIQIRTAWEEKANREMLRSLGIKGGTLRMAG, encoded by the coding sequence GTGAGCGACCCTGAGACCCGGGCCTCCGTGGTCCGGGCACTTGAGGCGTGCAGGTTCCTGGTCGAGGCCTCGGCTGAGTGGACCGACACGATGGCCAGGGTCGAATCCCAGCGGTTCGACGTCGTGGTCGCCGAGGTCGAGATGCCCGTTGTCGGGGGATTCGACGTGCTCCGGGCGATCCGGTACAACCGGCCCGGCACGCTCGTGTTCCTCATCGGCAAGGCCGCCGGCGACGAGATTGTTGCCCGCGCCCGGAACCTGGGCGCCGCCGACTACGTCCAAAGGCCCGTACACGAGCACCGGCTGGGAATCCAGATCCGCACCGCCTGGGAGGAGAAAGCCAACCGCGAGATGCTGCGCTCACTCGGCATCAAGGGAGGCACACTGAGAATGGCCGGCTGA